One window from the genome of Oryctolagus cuniculus chromosome 1, mOryCun1.1, whole genome shotgun sequence encodes:
- the LOC100353888 gene encoding interferon omega-1-like, which yields MAQLLPLLTALVLCSYGPVGSLGCDLPHNSAPLSRTTLVLLDQMRRVSPVLCLKDRRDFQFPREVVNGSQFQKNQTVSVLHEMLQQIFNLLHTAHSSAAWNNTLLEELHTALHQQLQGLETCLVQAMGEEDSVLTADSPTLMLKRYFQRIRLYLDEKKHSGCAWELVRMEIRRAFSSTADLQESLRSKDGDLASS from the coding sequence ATGGCCCAGCTACTCCCTCTGCTGACGGCCCTGGTGCTGTGCAGCTATGGCCCTGTTGGATCTCTGGGCTGTGACCTGCCTCACAACTCTGCCCCTCTGAGCAGGACGACCTTGGTGCTTCTGGACCAGATGAGGAGGGTCTCCCCTGTCTTGTGTCTCAAGGACAGAAGAGACTTCCAGTTCCCGCGGGAGGTGGTGAACGGCAGCCAGTTCCAGAAGAACCAGACCGTGTCTGTCCTGCACGAGATGCTGCAGCAGATCTTCAACCTCCTCCACACAGCGCACTCCTCTGCTGCCTGGAACAACACCCTCCTGGAGGAACTGCACACTGCACTTCATCAGCAGCTGCAAGGCCTGGAGACCTGCTTGGTACAGGCCATGGGAGAGGAAGACTCTGTCCTGACGGCTGACAGCCCAACGCTGATGCTGAAGAGGTACTTCCAGAGAATCCGTCTCTACCTGGACGAGAAGAAACACAGTGGCTGTGCCTGGGAACTCGTCAGAATGGAGATCAGGAGAGCCTTCTCGTCAACAGCAGACTTGCAGGAAAGCTTAAGAAGCAAGGATGGAGACCTGGCGTCATCCTGA
- the LOC100354654 gene encoding interferon alpha-21-like, with amino-acid sequence MALPFSSLLALLVLSSKSLCSLGCDLPQTHSLNDRRSSMLLGQMRRVSPLSCLQDRHDFECPLEELGGHQAQRTQAISVLHEMTQQLLNLFSTKEASAAWDKALLDRLCTGLFEQQSDLEVCMMQGAGAEEMPLKHEDSAWAVRKYFQGIAVYLAEKKYSPCAWEVVRAEARRAVSLSRIWQERLWRKE; translated from the coding sequence ATGGCCTTGCCCTTCTCTTCACTGCTGGCCCTGCTGGTGCTCAGCTCCAAGTCCCTCTGCTCTCTGGGCTGTGATCTGCCTCAGACCCACAGCCTCAATGACAGGAGGTCCTCCATGCTCCTGGGACAAATGAGGAGagtctcccctctctcctgcttGCAGGACAGACATGACTTTGAGTGCCCCCTGGAGGAGTTGGGTGGACACCAGGCCCAGAGGACACAGGCCATCTCTGTGCTCCATGAGATGACCCAGCAGCTCCTCAACCTGTTCAGCACCAAGGAGGCGTCTGCTGCCTGGGACAAGGCCCTCCTGGACAGACTCTGCACTGGACTCTTCGAGCAGCAGAGTGACCTGGAGGTCTGCATGATGCAGGGAGCGGGGGCGGAGGAGATGCCCCTGAAGCATGAGGACTCTGCATGGGCTGTGAGGAAATACTTCCAAGGAATTGCTGTCTATCTGGCAGAGAAGAAATACAGCCCTTGTGCCTGGGAGGTTGtcagagcagaagccaggagagccgTCTCTTTATCAAGAATCTGGCAAGAAAGATTATGGCGCAAGGAATGA
- the LOC100354397 gene encoding interferon omega-1, which translates to MAQLLPLLTALVLCSYGPVGSLGCDLPHNSAPLSRTTLVLLDQMRRVSPVLCLKDRRDFQFPREVVNGSQFQKNQTVSVLHEMLQQIFNLLHTAHSSAAWNNTLLEELNAALHQQLQGLETCLVQAMGEEDSVLTADSPTLMLKRYFQRIRLYLDEKKHSGCAWELVRMEIRRAFSSTADLQESLRSKDGDLASS; encoded by the coding sequence ATGGCCCAGCTACTCCCTCTGCTGACGGCCCTGGTGCTGTGCAGCTATGGCCCTGTTGGATCTCTGGGCTGTGACCTGCCTCACAACTCTGCCCCTCTGAGCAGGACCACCTTGGTGCTTCTGGACCAGATGAGGAGGGTCTCCCCTGTCTTGTGTCTCAAGGACAGAAGAGACTTCCAGTTCCCGCGGGAGGTGGTGAACGGCAGCCAGTTCCAGAAGAACCAGACCGTGTCTGTCCTGCACGAGATGCTGCAGCAGATCTTCAACCTGCTCCACACAGCGCACTCCTCTGCTGCCTGGAACAACACCCTCCTGGAGGAACTGAATGCTGCACTTCATCAGCAGCTGCAAGGCCTGGAGACCTGCTTGGTACAGGCCATGGGAGAGGAAGACTCTGTCCTGACGGCTGACAGCCCAACGCTGATGCTGAAGAGGTACTTCCAGAGAATCCGTCTCTACCTGGACGAGAAGAAACACAGTGGCTGTGCCTGGGAACTCGTCAGAATGGAGATCAGGAGAGCCTTCTCGTCAACAGCAGACTTGCAGGAAAGCTTAAGAAGCAAGGATGGAGACCTGGCGTCATCCTGA